ACAAGGAGGATAATTGTGTGAAGATTGTGCTGAAGCCTTGGAGCTGATTCGCCAATCGCCTCGGCTGACTTCCTTGAAGCTGGCTGACAAGCAGATTTCATGTTATGGACAGGAAGCAAAGTTCCCGCTTGATTCAAGGTGCGGTGGCCGGTGGTCTCGCCACGATCTGGATGAGTTTGTTCATGTTCGGCTCCAAAAAGCTGGGCATTCAGGGAGAACATCCGCCAAAGCGTATTGCCGAATTTGCTTTCGCCCTCGCAGGAAGCGAGCAATCCGAACAACAAAAACTGAAGCTGAATGCTTCAGCTGTCGCTGCACATTTAGGATTTGGCATGGTGGCCGGCGGGGCTTTTGCCTTGATCCAACCAAGGTCTTCTTCAAAGAAGCTACAGATTCTCCATGGTATCGGTTATGGACTTCTGGTATGGGCTGCAAGCTACAAAGGTTGGATTCCGGCTTTCAATATTCTACCGCCACCGGAACGTGATCGGCCCGGTCGGGTAAAATCCATGATAGCAGCACATATGGTCTATGGTGCGGTCCTGGCTAACCTCATGAAAGGTGAACCTCGAAAATCCACCGTTTTATTACGCTAACAAATTTTTTCCTATGTTTTCGTCGCGAGTGATTGACTCCATTCGCCTTCATTATGGATAAGTCCACCCGTTTGGCGCTTTACTAAAGCAGCATAGTATCCGCCCAATTTCATTAGTTCTGCATGGGTTCCTGATTCGACAACCAATCCATGTTTGAGGACGATAATGCGATTGGCATTCACCACAGTGGAAAGGCGATGCGCGATGACAAACGTCGTGCGCTCCTTCATCAAGCGATTCAAGGCCTCTTGCACCAGAGCTTCTGATTCTGCATCCAGGGATGAAGTCGCTTCATCCAACACCAGGATGGGCGGATTTTTGATGAGCGCACGCGCAATAGTAATCCGTTGTCGTTCACCAACGGAAAGCCGACTACCACGTTCTCCCACCATCGTTTCATAACCCTCGGGCAGGTGAGAAATAAAGTCATGAGCATTGGCTGCCTTGGCCGCCGCTTCTATCTCGGCCAGTGAAGCCTCAGGGCGCCCGTATGCGATGTTATTACGGACCGTGTCGTTGAACAGAAGCGGGTCCTGCAACACTGTGCCGATATTGGTTCGCAAAGAGCGTTGTTTCAGTTTTCTCAGATCCTCTCCGTCCAGATAAATGGCACCCTCATCAGGATCGTAAAAGCGCATTAACAAAGCCATGAGAGTGGTCTTGCCGGAACCGCTCGGGCCTACGATGGCCAAGGTTTCACCAGACTTGACGACCAAATCTATCCCACGCAACAAGGGACGCGAAGCTTCTTCATAACGGAAATGCACGCCTTTAAAGATGACCTCGCCTTGCACATGTATCACTTCCCTGGCATTGATGGCATCCCCCAAATGCTCCTGTTCATCAAGAATGGAGAATATTTCATCCAGAGAGACATAAGCCTTTTGTATGGTTTGGTAGATGCCGGTTAATCCTTGAACCGGGCCGAAGAGGCCGCCAACGTAACCCAAAAAGGCTATTAACGTGCCCACGGTTAACTTTCCCTGCACAATAAGCATCCCTCCAAAGGCAACTGCCGCGATGCGTGCAGCCGTGACAACCAGGTTTGTGGCTGCTCCAACTCCGGCATCAATACCGACCCCACGGACCACAATTTGATTTGCCTCGTGAACATCTTCAAGGAACCGCCTTTTTTCAGCTTCCTCCATGGAAAAGCTGCGGACAGTGACAATGCCCGATAGAACTTCGTTAAAGCGAGAGTAGATGCGGGACCATCTATCAAGGAGCCTTCGCTCGCGGCGGTTTTGCTCGGGGCCTGCAAACGCCGCGATGGCGGCGGGAAGAGGAAGAAAGGCCAGGACTAAAAGAGCCAGCTTCCAGTTTAAATAAAACATGATGACCAGGGAAATCAGCAAATAGAGAACCGCTGGAAATATATTAAACAAAATTTGACTGACAGCCCCGACGAATCCTTGAATGCTTCGGTCCAGTTTAGTCATGATTGCCCCGACACCTTCTTTGCGGTGAAAACTTAAGGGCATACGATGGAGTCTCTCAACGGTTGAATCCAAGAGATTGTAATGCAGGCCGAGTCGACAATGCCAGGTCATCTGGTTGGAGAAAGCTGTGGCAATTTCACGAAAGATACCCAACCCCACCAAACCGCCTATGCCAATCATAAGCGAGCGCATTAGCTGATGGGTGGTCAGGTTATCAAAAATATACCTTAGAACAAGTGGTTCGATGGCATTGATCACTGCCACCAGTAAAGTAAGAAGCAAAATGCCCAAAACGGCTTTCCTGAAAGGAAAAGCCAGCTTTAATGCCCGCCGCATTCGGCCACGTACTTTGGATGCTCTGTTTTTTCCTCGATCATTCACAAAAAAACTGTAATTGAGAAATTTTGGAGTCTTTTTCTGCCAGCGGAGTCAGTGCGCCAA
The sequence above is drawn from the Pedosphaera parvula Ellin514 genome and encodes:
- a CDS encoding ABC transporter ATP-binding protein, with the protein product MRRALKLAFPFRKAVLGILLLTLLVAVINAIEPLVLRYIFDNLTTHQLMRSLMIGIGGLVGLGIFREIATAFSNQMTWHCRLGLHYNLLDSTVERLHRMPLSFHRKEGVGAIMTKLDRSIQGFVGAVSQILFNIFPAVLYLLISLVIMFYLNWKLALLVLAFLPLPAAIAAFAGPEQNRRERRLLDRWSRIYSRFNEVLSGIVTVRSFSMEEAEKRRFLEDVHEANQIVVRGVGIDAGVGAATNLVVTAARIAAVAFGGMLIVQGKLTVGTLIAFLGYVGGLFGPVQGLTGIYQTIQKAYVSLDEIFSILDEQEHLGDAINAREVIHVQGEVIFKGVHFRYEEASRPLLRGIDLVVKSGETLAIVGPSGSGKTTLMALLMRFYDPDEGAIYLDGEDLRKLKQRSLRTNIGTVLQDPLLFNDTVRNNIAYGRPEASLAEIEAAAKAANAHDFISHLPEGYETMVGERGSRLSVGERQRITIARALIKNPPILVLDEATSSLDAESEALVQEALNRLMKERTTFVIAHRLSTVVNANRIIVLKHGLVVESGTHAELMKLGGYYAALVKRQTGGLIHNEGEWSQSLATKT
- a CDS encoding DUF6789 family protein, with translation MDRKQSSRLIQGAVAGGLATIWMSLFMFGSKKLGIQGEHPPKRIAEFAFALAGSEQSEQQKLKLNASAVAAHLGFGMVAGGAFALIQPRSSSKKLQILHGIGYGLLVWAASYKGWIPAFNILPPPERDRPGRVKSMIAAHMVYGAVLANLMKGEPRKSTVLLR